In Hyla sarda isolate aHylSar1 chromosome 9, aHylSar1.hap1, whole genome shotgun sequence, the following proteins share a genomic window:
- the LOC130291957 gene encoding olfactory receptor 6Q1-like gives MSNSTRISTFLLAGLSSCSHCQNAIFTLFLLVYVFTLLENLAIIALILRDPKLWKPMYIFVGNLSFLEVWYISITLPNVLANIMTGNREISYAGCITQLFTFTFLGATECYLLATMAYDRYVAICYPLRYTVLMQDKYVLSLLIVSWLTGFATPILPIWFLIQLNFCGTNEIDHYFCDVSPLLKLACGNIKLKEIVDLIVSVFVLVSSMLVIFISYICIAWAILKMPSSKVRYKAFSTCASHLAVVCVYYGSMSFTYIRVDSASPGSTNKLVSVLYSVITPMLNPLIYTLRNKDVRQAIQKNFSKPKGSKLGL, from the coding sequence ATGTCCAATAGCACCAGAATAAGTACATTCCTCCTTGCAGGACTTTCAAGCTGCTCTCATTGCCAGAATGCCATCTTTACCTTATTTCTTCTAGTTTATGTCTTCACACTCTTGGAGAATCTGGCAATTATTGCACTGATTTTACGAGACCCGAAACTATGGAAGCCAATGTACATTTTTGTGGGAAACCTTTCCTTCTTGGAGGTTTGGTATATAAGTATCACACTCCCCAATGTGCTGGCCAACATCATGACCGGTAATCGGGAGATATCCTACGCTGGCTGTATCACTCAGCTTTTTACTTTTACCTTTTTAGGGGCTACTGAATGTTACCTTCTGGCCACCATGGCTTATGACCGTTATGTAGCTATCTGCTATCCTCTAAGATACACTGTTTTAATGCAAGATAAGTATGTTTTGTCCCTCCTCATTGTCTCCTGGCTCACTGGATTTGCCACCCCAATTCTTCCGATCTGGTTCTTGATACAACTGAACTTTTGTGGAACCAATGAGATTGACCATTACTTTTGTGACGTTTCTCCTCTATTGAAGTTGGCTTGTGGAAACATTAAACTAAAAGAAATTGTAGACTTAATTGTATCAGTGTTTGTCCTTGTAAGTTCGATGCTGGTCATCTTCATCTCTTACATTTGCATAGCATGGGCAATTCTAAAAATGCCATCTTCTAAAGTGCGTTACAAAGCCTTTTCCACGTGTGCTTCTCACTTGGCCGTAGTTTGTGTCTACTATGGAAGTATGAGTTTTACCTACATCCGAGTCGATTCAGCTTCTCCTGGTTCTACAAACAAGCTTGTATCTGTTTTATATTCTGTTATTACACCCATGCTCAACCCCCTTATTTACACTCTTAGAAATAAGGATGTAAGGCAGGCAATACAAAAAAACTTTTCGAAACCAAAGGGGTCTAAGTTGGGTCTCTAA
- the LOC130291958 gene encoding olfactory receptor 1044-like produces the protein MTIIVLVYREHQLHTPMYFFLSNLSILDILSTTVTLHKTLTAFITGVKMVSFAECMAHAYFFMALECTELLILGVMSYDRYMAVCNPLHYHMIMSYRICALLAAICWMLGFVEVIPHTCILSHFNCYTTNVINHFFCDVLPLMKISCSDVSLLKLWIATEGVFVSGLIPLSMTLIPYVFIILVILKMKTNIGRRKAFYTCSSHLTIVVLLYVTLYCLYLSPTSENSLDSHKLFSLFNTAAVPLLNPLIYSLKNKEVKSATKKLLNFFSAKFKLVYFNVQRCPKLL, from the coding sequence ATGACCATTATTGTCTTGGTCTATCGGGAGCATCAGTTACATACTCCAATGTATTTCTTCCTCAGCAACTTGTCTATCCTGGACATATTATCTACAACTGTGACTCTTCATAAGACTCTTACCGCCTTCATCACTGGAGTTAAAATGGTGTCTTTTGCTGAATGTATGGCCCACGCTTATTTCTTCATGGCCTTGGAATGCACAGAACTTCTGATATTAGGCGTCATGAGTTACGATCGGTACATGGCTGTCTGTAACCCCTTGCATTATCACATGATCATGAGTTATCGAATCTGTGCACTGTTGGCCGCCATATGCTGGATGTTAGGTTTTGTGGAAGTTATTCCTCATACCTGTATATTATCTCATTTCAATTGTTACACCACAAATGTTATCAACCACTTCTTCTGTGATGTTCTACCACTTATGAAAATTTCCTGTAGTGATGTGTCATTACTAAAACTCTGGATTGCCACAGAAGGTGTATTTGTTTCAGGCCTCATACCCTTATCTATGACCCTCATCCCTTATGTCTTCATAATACTTGTCATACTAAAAATGAAGACTAATATTGGTAGACGTAAGGCTTTCTACACATGTTCCTCACATCTCACCATTGTGGTTCTTCTCTATGTGACTCTTTACTGTTTATATTTGTCGCCAACTTCTGAAAACTCCTTAGATTCTCAcaaacttttttccctttttaatacAGCTGCTGTACCCCTCCTGAACCCTCTCATTTACAGCCTGAAAAACAAGGAGGTGAAGTCGGCAACTAAGAAgttgttaaactttttttctgCCAAATTCAAACTTGTATACTTCAATGTGCAAAGGTGCCCCAAACTCTTATAA